A single Candoia aspera isolate rCanAsp1 chromosome 5, rCanAsp1.hap2, whole genome shotgun sequence DNA region contains:
- the ELMOD1 gene encoding ELMO domain-containing protein 1 has translation MKHFLRMLVQVCLYFYCKCLWRCLKFVVRKLTGRCELQRICYNIKPGAERTMKIETSLRSSKNKLLQNSISVHPDAIEKTVDAIIELKKINPAVNPQLSVSLQACLLQIVGYRNLIAEVERLRREPYDSEEAQHEEMLLKLWKCLKPDSPLEARISKQWCEIGFQGDDPKTDFRGMGLLGLYNLLYFAEHDGPAAQQILLDSLQPKYREITKEEISKYSKTEWEKKKFDKAIGYSFAIVGINITELAYNLLVSGALKTHFYNVAPEAPTLSHFQQTFCYLMHEFHKFWIEEDPLDIMEFNRVREKFHKRIIRQLQNPNMALCPHFAASESLINL, from the exons ATGAAGCACTTCCTAAG AATGCTTGTCCAGGTGTGCCTGTACTTCTATTGCAAATGCTTGTGGCGCTGCCTGAAATTTGTGGTGCGGAAACTGACCGGACGATGTGAGCTGCAAAGGATCTGCTATAATATCAAGCCTGGGGCTGAAAGAACTATGAAAATTG AAACATCATTGAGGAGTTCAAAAAACAAG TTGCTCCAAAATTCCATTAGTGTTCATCCAGATGCAATTGAAAAAACTGTGGATGCCATTATAGAACTGAAAAAGATTAATCCAGCTGTAAACCCACA GCTAAGTGTATCTCTGCAGGCCTGCCTTTTACAGATTGTAGGGTACAGAAATCTGATTGCAGAGGTTGAAAGACTGCGTCGAGAGCCATATGATTCTGAAGAGGCTCAGCATGAAGAAATGCTTCTGAAG ctGTGGAAATGCTTGAAACCTGATTCTCCATTGGAAGCTCGGATTTCAAAGCAGTGGTGTGAAATTGGTTTCCAAGGTGATGATCCTAAAACGGATTTCAGAGGAATGGGCCTTCTGGGATTATATAACTTGCT ATACTTTGCTGAGCATGATGGTCCTGCAGCTCAGCAGATTCTCTTAGACTCTCTTCAGCCCAAATATAG GGAAATCACTAAAGAGGAAATAAG CAAATACAGCAagactgaatgggagaagaaaaaaTTTGATAAAGCTATTGG ATACTCTTTTGCTATTGTTGGCATCAACATAACAGAGCTTGCGTACAATCTGCTTGTGAGCGGTGCTCTGAAAACACATTTCTACAATGTTGCTCCAGAAGCTCCAACGTTATCccatttccagcaaacatttt GCTATTTGATGCATGAATTTCATAAATTCTGGATTGAAGAGGATCCCCTGGACATAATGGAGTTCAATCGGGTGCGAGAGAAATTCCACAAACGAATTATCAGGCAGCTCCAGAATCCGAATATGGCGTTATGCCCTCACTTTGCTGCCTCAGAAAGCTTGATCAACCTGTAG